A window of Photobacterium sp. GJ3 contains these coding sequences:
- the dnaJ gene encoding molecular chaperone DnaJ, translated as MSKRDFYEVLGVGRDAGERDIKKAYKRLAMKFHPDRNPGDETAAEKFKEVKTAYEILTDPQKKAAYDQYGHAAFEQGGMGGGGGFGGGADFSDIFGDVFGDIFGGGGRRGGHQRAQRGADLRYNMELTLEEAVRGCTKEIRVPTLVNCEPCDGSGAKKGSSPTTCGTCHGSGQVQMRQGFFAVQQTCPHCHGRGKIITDPCGKCHGQGRVQETKTLSVKIPAGVDTGDRIRLNGEGEAGEFGAPAGDLYVQVHVQKHAIFERDGNNLYCEVPVSFTMAALGGEVEVPTLDGRVSLKVPSETQTGRMFRMRGKGVKSVRGGAVGDLICKLVVETPVNLSARQKELLQEFEQTLTGSDAKKHKPRSEGFFDGVKKFFDDLTG; from the coding sequence ATGTCAAAACGTGATTTTTACGAAGTGTTAGGCGTGGGCCGTGACGCCGGTGAGCGTGACATCAAAAAGGCCTATAAACGTCTGGCGATGAAATTCCACCCGGACCGTAATCCGGGTGATGAGACAGCGGCGGAAAAGTTCAAAGAAGTGAAAACCGCTTATGAAATACTGACGGATCCGCAGAAAAAAGCGGCTTACGATCAGTATGGCCATGCAGCCTTTGAACAAGGCGGTATGGGCGGCGGTGGCGGCTTCGGCGGCGGCGCGGATTTCAGTGACATCTTTGGTGATGTCTTTGGGGATATCTTTGGTGGCGGTGGTCGCCGTGGCGGACACCAGCGTGCCCAACGCGGTGCTGACCTGCGCTACAACATGGAACTGACCCTGGAAGAAGCCGTTCGTGGCTGTACCAAGGAAATTCGCGTTCCGACTCTGGTGAACTGTGAACCATGTGATGGTTCTGGTGCGAAGAAAGGCTCATCGCCAACCACCTGTGGGACCTGTCATGGTTCCGGCCAGGTGCAGATGCGTCAGGGTTTCTTTGCCGTTCAGCAAACCTGTCCGCACTGTCATGGTCGCGGCAAGATTATCACTGACCCTTGCGGTAAGTGTCATGGTCAGGGCCGGGTTCAGGAAACCAAGACCCTGTCTGTGAAGATCCCCGCCGGTGTGGATACCGGTGACCGCATTCGCCTCAATGGTGAAGGTGAAGCCGGAGAATTCGGCGCACCAGCTGGCGATCTCTACGTGCAGGTGCACGTGCAGAAGCACGCGATCTTCGAGCGCGATGGCAACAACCTGTACTGCGAAGTGCCGGTCAGCTTTACCATGGCTGCACTGGGCGGCGAAGTTGAAGTACCGACGCTGGATGGTCGTGTGAGCCTGAAGGTGCCTTCTGAAACGCAGACCGGCCGCATGTTCCGGATGCGCGGCAAGGGGGTGAAGTCGGTGCGCGGTGGTGCTGTGGGCGACCTGATTTGTAAGCTGGTGGTGGAAACCCCGGTGAATCTGAGTGCCCGCCAGAAGGAATTGCTGCAAGAGTTTGAGCAGACGCTGACAGGCTCTGATGCCAAAAAGCATAAGCCCCGCTCTGAAGGTTTCTTCGACGGTGTGAAAAAATTCTTTGATG
- the dnaK gene encoding molecular chaperone DnaK: protein MGKIIGIDLGTTNSCVAVLDGDKPRVIENAEGDRTTPSIIAYTQDGETLVGQPAKRQAVTNPENTLFAIKRLIGRRFEDEEVQRDIEIMPFKIVKADNGDAWVEAKGQKMAAPQVSAEVLKKMKKTAEDYLGEKVTGAVITVPAYFNDAQRQATKDAGRIAGLEVKRIINEPTAAALAYGLDKKGGDRTIAVYDLGGGTFDISIIEIDEVEGEKTFEVLATNGDTHLGGEDFDNRLINYLVDEFKKEQAIDLRKDPLAMQRLKEAAEKAKIELSSAQQTDVNLPYITADATGPKHMNIKVTRAKLESLVEDLVQRSLEPMKVALADADLSVSEITDVILVGGQTRMPMVQAKVAEFFGKEARKDVNPDEAVAVGAAVQGGVLAGDVKDVLLLDVTPLSLGIETMGGVMTKLIEKNTTIPTKAEQVFSTAEDNQSAVTIHVLQGERKQANFNKSLGQFNLEGIQAAPRGMPQIEVIFDLDADGILHVSAKDKQTGKEQKITIQASGGLSDDEIEKMVQEAEANKEADKKFEELVSARNQADQLVHGTRKQIEEAGEALPADEKEKIEAAVSELEEARKGEDKEAIDAKVQALIAASQKLMEIAQQQAQAQGQQAEGGEQAQSKDDDVVDAEFEEVKDDKK from the coding sequence ATGGGTAAAATCATTGGTATTGACTTGGGTACAACCAACTCATGTGTCGCTGTACTGGATGGTGATAAGCCACGCGTAATTGAGAACGCTGAAGGCGATCGCACAACGCCGTCTATCATCGCCTATACACAAGATGGCGAAACTCTGGTCGGTCAGCCTGCCAAGCGTCAGGCGGTGACAAACCCAGAAAACACTCTGTTTGCAATCAAGCGTCTGATCGGTCGTCGTTTTGAAGACGAAGAAGTTCAGCGTGATATCGAAATCATGCCGTTCAAAATTGTCAAAGCTGACAATGGCGACGCTTGGGTTGAAGCGAAAGGCCAGAAAATGGCTGCACCTCAGGTGTCTGCAGAAGTTCTGAAGAAAATGAAGAAAACTGCAGAAGACTATCTGGGCGAGAAAGTGACTGGCGCAGTGATTACTGTTCCGGCTTACTTTAACGATGCACAGCGTCAGGCAACTAAAGACGCAGGCCGTATCGCGGGTCTGGAAGTCAAACGTATTATCAACGAACCAACTGCTGCTGCTCTGGCTTACGGCCTGGACAAGAAAGGCGGCGACCGCACCATCGCAGTATATGACCTGGGTGGTGGTACGTTCGATATCTCGATTATCGAAATCGATGAAGTTGAAGGCGAGAAAACCTTCGAAGTACTGGCAACCAACGGTGATACTCACCTGGGTGGTGAAGACTTCGACAACCGTCTGATCAACTATCTGGTAGATGAGTTCAAGAAAGAACAAGCCATCGATCTGCGTAAAGATCCACTGGCAATGCAGCGTCTGAAAGAAGCGGCTGAGAAAGCGAAGATCGAACTGTCTTCTGCACAGCAGACTGACGTGAACCTGCCGTACATCACTGCGGATGCGACAGGTCCGAAACACATGAACATCAAAGTGACCCGTGCCAAGCTGGAGTCATTGGTAGAAGATCTGGTTCAGCGTTCTCTGGAGCCAATGAAAGTTGCTCTGGCTGATGCAGACCTGTCTGTCAGCGAAATCACCGACGTGATCCTGGTGGGTGGTCAGACGCGTATGCCAATGGTTCAGGCAAAAGTTGCTGAATTCTTTGGTAAAGAAGCGCGTAAAGACGTGAACCCGGATGAAGCTGTTGCTGTTGGTGCAGCGGTTCAGGGTGGTGTTCTGGCCGGTGACGTGAAAGACGTTCTGCTGCTGGACGTGACCCCGCTGTCTCTGGGTATCGAAACCATGGGCGGTGTGATGACCAAGCTGATCGAGAAGAACACCACGATCCCAACCAAAGCGGAGCAAGTGTTCTCTACAGCTGAAGACAACCAGAGCGCAGTAACGATTCACGTTCTGCAGGGTGAGCGTAAGCAAGCGAACTTCAACAAGTCGCTGGGCCAGTTCAACCTGGAAGGCATTCAGGCTGCCCCTCGCGGTATGCCACAGATCGAAGTTATCTTCGACCTGGATGCGGACGGTATTCTGCACGTTTCTGCGAAAGACAAGCAGACCGGTAAAGAGCAGAAGATCACGATTCAGGCTTCTGGTGGTCTGAGCGATGATGAAATCGAAAAAATGGTTCAGGAAGCAGAAGCAAACAAAGAAGCGGACAAAAAGTTCGAAGAGTTAGTTTCTGCGCGTAACCAGGCTGACCAGCTGGTTCACGGTACCCGGAAGCAAATCGAAGAAGCGGGTGAAGCACTGCCTGCGGACGAGAAAGAGAAAATCGAAGCCGCTGTTTCTGAACTGGAAGAAGCACGTAAAGGCGAAGACAAGGAAGCGATTGATGCCAAAGTTCAGGCACTGATCGCGGCTTCTCAGAAGCTGATGGAAATTGCCCAGCAGCAAGCTCAGGCACAAGGCCAGCAGGCTGAAGGCGGTGAGCAGGCTCAGTCGAAAGACGACGACGTTGTAGACGCTGAGTTCGAAGAAGTTAAAGACGACAAAAAATAA